A single genomic interval of Lathyrus oleraceus cultivar Zhongwan6 chromosome 7, CAAS_Psat_ZW6_1.0, whole genome shotgun sequence harbors:
- the LOC127104737 gene encoding uncharacterized protein LOC127104737, translating into MSPKEATRTTSFRLVYGHDVVLPVEIQVQAVRTQRQYEIPSEDYWSMMTDELVDLDEERMLALDSLQRQKEKVARAYNKKVKGKMSVVDDLVWRVILPMDRNDRVLGKWSPNWEGPFKILQAFSNNAYEVEELAPDRRILRVNGKYLKKYRPLLQEVKIVTN; encoded by the coding sequence ATGTCACCAAAAGAAGCAACTAGAACAACTTCATTTCGACTGGTATATGGGCACGACGTAGTGTTGCCAGTAGAGATTCAGGTTCAGGCAGTCAGAACCCAAAGGCAatatgaaataccttctgaagattattGGAGCATGATGACAGACGAACTGGTCGATTTAGATGAGGAGAGAATGTTAGCCTTGGATTCACTACAAAGGCAGAAAGAAAAGGTCGCTAGAGCCTACAATAAAAAGGTGAAAGGAAAAATGTCCGTTGTCGACGATCTAGTTTGGAGAGTGATCTTGCCTATGGAtagaaatgatagagttttgggtAAATGGTCCCCTAATTGGGAAGGACCGTTTAAGATTCTGCAGGCCTTCTCTAACAACGCCTAcgaggtcgaagagttggcaccagaCAGGCGAATCTTAAGGGTAAATGGAAAGTACTTGAAAAaatataggcctctccttcaagaggtcaagattGTAACAAACTAA